A DNA window from Bradyrhizobium sp. CCBAU 53421 contains the following coding sequences:
- a CDS encoding quinone-dependent dihydroorotate dehydrogenase yields MIRAFDAFSLPLLRWFDPEDAHRMAIQGLKLLPPIRQRVDDPKLAVRAFGLNFPNPIGMAAGFDKSAEVPDALLRLGFGFVEIGSVTPKPQAGNPRPRLFRLERDEAVINRMGFNNDGAEAVLRRLAARASGGGIIGVNVGANKDSTDRIADYVKLIETFAPVASYFTVNVSSPNTPGLRNLQQSAALDDLLARVIDTRERVRKNAGDSPVLLKIAPDLSLAELDDVVHIARSRRVDGMIVANTTLARPSTLREENRAKEQGGLSGRPLFRLSTRMVAETYVRVEGAFPLIGVGGIDSGGAALTKIRAGASLIQLYSSLVYKGIGLVDDIKRDLSSTLLRTGRDSLSEIVGADAATITAEDWPVR; encoded by the coding sequence GTGATCCGTGCCTTCGACGCCTTCTCGCTGCCGCTGCTGCGCTGGTTCGATCCCGAAGATGCCCATCGCATGGCGATCCAGGGCCTGAAGCTACTGCCGCCGATCCGGCAGCGGGTGGATGATCCCAAGCTCGCGGTGCGCGCTTTCGGGCTGAACTTTCCGAACCCGATCGGCATGGCGGCGGGTTTCGACAAGAGCGCCGAGGTGCCCGACGCGCTGCTGCGGCTTGGTTTCGGCTTTGTCGAGATCGGCTCGGTGACGCCGAAGCCGCAGGCCGGCAATCCGCGGCCGCGGCTGTTTCGTCTCGAGCGCGACGAGGCCGTCATCAACCGCATGGGCTTCAACAATGACGGCGCGGAAGCGGTGCTGCGCCGGCTCGCCGCGCGCGCCAGCGGCGGCGGCATCATCGGGGTCAATGTCGGGGCCAACAAGGATTCGACCGACCGCATCGCCGATTATGTGAAGCTGATCGAGACCTTCGCCCCGGTCGCGAGCTATTTCACCGTCAACGTCTCCTCGCCGAATACGCCGGGCCTGCGCAATCTGCAGCAATCGGCGGCGCTCGACGATCTGCTGGCGCGGGTAATCGACACCCGCGAGCGGGTGCGCAAGAACGCCGGCGACTCGCCGGTGCTGCTGAAGATCGCGCCGGATCTCAGCCTCGCCGAGCTCGACGACGTCGTGCATATCGCCCGCTCGCGGCGCGTCGACGGCATGATCGTCGCCAACACCACGCTGGCGCGTCCCTCGACCTTGCGCGAGGAGAACCGGGCCAAGGAGCAGGGCGGCCTGTCGGGCCGTCCGCTGTTCCGCCTCTCGACCCGGATGGTGGCCGAGACCTATGTCCGTGTCGAAGGCGCATTTCCGTTGATCGGCGTCGGCGGCATCGATAGCGGCGGCGCCGCGCTGACCAAGATCCGCGCCGGGGCCAGCCTGATCCAGCTCTACTCCTCGCTGGTCTACAAGGGCATCGGCCTGGTCGACGACATCAAGCGCGATCTGTCGTCGACTCTGCTGCGCACCGGCCGCGACTCGCTGTCGGAAATCGTCGGCGCCGATGCCGCGACGATTACGGCCGAGGACTGGCCGGTGAGGTAA
- a CDS encoding MATE family efflux transporter: MHAPVHPKITTRQVFAIAGPAMVANLTTPLIGIVSTTAIGRLDDAALLGGVAMASVIFDCLFWLFAFLRMSTLAFTAQAQGAGEPQEYAAILVRGFIVAGLIGAALIVLQVPLAAITFQLMGGSEGVTRAAKSYFMIRIWSAPLALGNYVILGWLVGQARANLALALQIVINLINMIATVLLVQAYGAGIAGAAIAAVLAETAGFAVGIVVAWRISQTGFAVPAATLFDRAKLMRMLAVNRDIMVRTAALIVVFLFFTAKGAREGDVTLAANSVLNNFLLVSAFFLDGLANAAQQLCGRAFGARDARGFADSTRLVLLWGVGFALVVSVLFALFGPALINLMTTSDDVRRYARDFLLFVILAPLPGVFAFGFDGIYVGATWAREMRNLMLASLAIFLATWWALSSFGNTGLWIALLGFYVARGGLQGLRYPALLRKSFKAT, translated from the coding sequence ATGCACGCACCCGTTCACCCGAAGATCACCACCCGCCAGGTGTTCGCCATTGCCGGCCCGGCGATGGTCGCCAACTTGACCACGCCGCTGATCGGCATCGTCTCGACCACCGCGATCGGCCGGCTCGACGATGCCGCGCTGCTCGGCGGCGTGGCGATGGCCTCGGTGATCTTCGACTGCCTGTTCTGGCTGTTCGCCTTCCTGCGCATGAGCACGCTGGCCTTCACCGCGCAGGCGCAAGGCGCCGGCGAGCCGCAGGAATATGCCGCGATCCTGGTGCGCGGCTTCATCGTCGCCGGCCTGATCGGCGCGGCACTGATCGTGCTGCAGGTGCCGCTCGCCGCAATCACCTTCCAGCTGATGGGCGGCAGCGAAGGCGTCACGCGCGCGGCCAAGAGCTATTTCATGATCCGGATCTGGTCGGCGCCGCTGGCGCTCGGCAATTATGTCATCCTGGGCTGGCTGGTCGGGCAGGCGCGCGCCAATCTGGCGTTGGCGCTGCAGATCGTGATCAATCTGATCAACATGATTGCAACCGTGCTGCTGGTGCAGGCCTATGGCGCCGGCATCGCAGGCGCCGCAATCGCCGCCGTGCTGGCCGAGACCGCCGGCTTCGCTGTCGGCATCGTCGTGGCGTGGCGGATCTCACAAACGGGCTTCGCCGTTCCCGCGGCCACGCTGTTCGACCGCGCCAAGCTGATGCGCATGCTGGCGGTCAACCGCGACATCATGGTGCGCACCGCGGCGCTGATCGTCGTGTTCCTGTTCTTCACCGCCAAGGGCGCGCGCGAGGGCGACGTGACGCTGGCCGCGAATTCGGTGCTGAACAATTTCCTCTTGGTGAGCGCCTTCTTCCTCGACGGCCTCGCCAACGCCGCCCAGCAGCTCTGCGGTCGCGCGTTCGGCGCGCGCGACGCACGCGGCTTTGCCGATTCGACCCGGCTGGTACTGCTGTGGGGCGTCGGCTTTGCGCTGGTGGTATCAGTGCTGTTCGCACTGTTCGGCCCCGCCTTGATCAACCTTATGACGACCAGCGACGATGTACGCCGCTATGCGCGCGATTTCCTGCTGTTCGTGATCCTGGCGCCCCTACCCGGCGTGTTCGCATTCGGTTTCGACGGCATCTATGTTGGCGCGACCTGGGCGCGCGAGATGCGCAATCTGATGCTGGCCTCGCTTGCGATCTTCCTCGCCACCTGGTGGGCGCTCAGTTCGTTCGGCAACACCGGCCTGTGGATCGCGCTGCTCGGCTTCTACGTCGCGCGCGGTGGCCTGCAGGGCCTGCGCTATCCGGCGCTGCTGCGGAAGTCGTTCAAGGCTACCTGA
- a CDS encoding MBL fold metallo-hydrolase: MQLQFVGCGDAFGSGGRFNTCFHVSGARVNFLIDCGTSSLPALKRLEIDRNAIDLILITHFHGDHFAGLPFFLLDAQFTRRTRPLVIAGPEGIETKLPAVMEVMFEHSSKTRQRFDLSVVTLAPQERRGFGEVTVTPYPVVHGESGGPFLAYRVEAEGRVVSYSADTEWTDALIPAAQNADLFVVEAYTYDKTVKNHLSLKVLEAHLPAINARRVVLTHMSDDMLGRVDSLPYTAASDGMVVTF, encoded by the coding sequence ATGCAATTGCAATTTGTCGGCTGCGGCGATGCGTTCGGTTCCGGAGGCCGCTTCAACACCTGCTTCCACGTCAGCGGCGCGCGCGTCAACTTCCTGATCGATTGCGGCACGTCCTCGCTGCCGGCACTGAAGCGGCTCGAGATCGATCGCAACGCGATCGACCTGATCCTGATCACGCATTTCCACGGCGATCATTTCGCCGGCCTGCCGTTCTTCCTGCTCGATGCACAGTTCACCCGCCGCACCCGGCCGCTGGTGATCGCGGGGCCCGAAGGCATCGAAACGAAGTTGCCTGCGGTGATGGAAGTGATGTTCGAGCATTCGTCCAAAACCAGACAGCGCTTCGACCTGTCCGTCGTCACGCTCGCACCGCAGGAACGGCGCGGCTTTGGCGAGGTGACCGTAACACCCTACCCGGTGGTGCATGGCGAATCCGGCGGGCCGTTTCTCGCCTATCGCGTCGAAGCGGAAGGCCGCGTCGTCAGCTACAGCGCCGACACCGAGTGGACCGACGCGCTGATCCCCGCCGCTCAAAACGCCGATCTCTTCGTCGTCGAGGCCTATACCTACGACAAGACGGTCAAGAACCATCTCAGCCTGAAAGTGCTGGAAGCTCATTTGCCGGCCATCAACGCCAGGCGCGTGGTGCTGACCCATATGAGCGACGACATGCTCGGCCGCGTCGACAGCCTGCCCTACACGGCGGCGAGCGACGGCATGGTCGTGACGTTCTGA
- a CDS encoding DUF6460 domain-containing protein — protein MPDNIRDLPAGHSDGLYRFLGGSPLSVAFRLILLSILVGVVLAAIGLDPWNILYSIRRLFQSLWDFGFDAINWAWRYFLLGAVIVIPIWLLSRLFGAPRGR, from the coding sequence ATGCCAGACAATATCCGGGACTTGCCGGCCGGCCACAGTGACGGCCTGTACCGCTTTCTCGGCGGATCGCCGCTGTCGGTGGCGTTCCGGCTGATCCTGCTTTCGATCCTGGTCGGCGTCGTGCTTGCCGCGATCGGCCTCGACCCGTGGAACATTCTGTACAGCATCCGCCGGCTGTTCCAGAGCCTCTGGGATTTCGGCTTCGATGCGATCAACTGGGCCTGGCGCTACTTCCTGCTCGGCGCCGTGATCGTGATCCCGATCTGGTTGTTGTCGCGGCTGTTCGGCGCGCCGCGCGGCCGCTGA
- a CDS encoding cisplatin damage response ATP-dependent DNA ligase has product MNRFAELLDRLAYEPGRNNKIKLLVGYFRETEDPDRGYALAALTGALSFKHAKPGLIRDLITERADPVLFGYSYDYVGDLSETVALMWPKAAGATHNQSLLSHPSPQPSPARGEGAHPSCSPHSDNEVTDLGEGRAGGWVPSPLAGEGEGEGYRGRDVSDDLLSRNDRDLRAHNNPPPPTLTDVVTTLRTLGKAELPAQLARWLDELDETGRWALLKLVTGAMRIGISARLAKTAAAALGEKDPHEIELMWPGLSPPYLDLFAWLEGRGDKPVNSDPTPFRPVMLAHAIEDSDFANLDAADFGAEWKWDGIRVQAVAGRDARGHIQARLYSRTGEDITGSFPDLVPSLHLPGAIDGELLVLRDGRVQTFNVLQQRLNRKVVSPKLIKEFPIHLRAYDLLGDDENDLRELPFTERRAHLEAFVAKLNDPRIDLSPNVPFASWEELAAARADPRSAGAGDDADAVEGVMLKRRDAPYLPGRPKGPWWKWKRDPHIIDAVLMYAQRGHGKRSSYYSDYTFGVWTRGEAGDELVPVGKAYFGFTDEELLQIDRFVRRNTTEKFGPVRHVVHEPDQGLVLEVAFEGLQRSPRHKSGVAMRFPRISRLRWDKPPREADRLETLERMLISMTGS; this is encoded by the coding sequence ATGAACCGCTTCGCCGAGCTGCTCGACCGCCTCGCCTACGAGCCGGGCCGCAACAACAAGATCAAGCTGCTGGTTGGCTATTTCCGCGAGACCGAGGATCCCGACCGCGGCTACGCGCTGGCGGCACTGACCGGCGCGCTGTCGTTCAAGCACGCCAAGCCCGGCTTGATCCGCGATCTCATCACCGAACGCGCCGACCCGGTGCTGTTCGGCTACTCCTACGATTACGTCGGCGACCTCTCCGAGACCGTCGCGCTGATGTGGCCGAAGGCGGCTGGTGCGACTCACAACCAATCTTTGCTGAGCCACCCCTCTCCCCAACCCTCCCCCGCAAGGGGGGAGGGAGCCCACCCGTCGTGCTCACCTCACAGCGATAACGAGGTGACTGACTTGGGTGAGGGACGCGCCGGTGGATGGGTTCCCTCCCCCCTTGCGGGGGAGGGTGAGGGAGAGGGGTACCGCGGGCGAGACGTCAGCGACGATCTGCTCTCGCGCAACGATCGCGACCTCCGCGCCCACAACAACCCGCCTCCCCCGACGCTAACGGACGTCGTCACCACATTGCGCACGCTCGGCAAGGCCGAGCTGCCGGCGCAGCTGGCGCGCTGGCTGGACGAGCTCGACGAGACCGGACGCTGGGCGCTGTTGAAGCTCGTCACCGGCGCGATGCGGATCGGGATCTCGGCGCGGCTGGCGAAGACGGCAGCTGCGGCACTCGGCGAGAAGGACCCGCACGAGATCGAGCTAATGTGGCCCGGCCTGTCGCCGCCCTATCTCGACCTGTTCGCCTGGCTCGAAGGCCGCGGCGACAAGCCGGTCAACAGTGATCCGACGCCGTTCCGTCCGGTGATGCTGGCGCATGCGATCGAGGACAGCGATTTCGCCAACCTCGACGCCGCCGACTTCGGCGCGGAATGGAAATGGGACGGCATCCGCGTGCAGGCGGTCGCCGGCCGCGACGCGCGCGGCCACATCCAGGCGCGGCTCTATTCGCGCACCGGCGAGGACATCACCGGCAGCTTCCCCGACCTCGTGCCTTCGCTGCATCTGCCCGGCGCGATCGACGGCGAGTTGTTGGTGCTGCGCGACGGCCGCGTGCAGACCTTCAACGTGTTGCAGCAGCGACTGAACCGCAAAGTCGTCTCGCCGAAGCTGATCAAGGAATTTCCGATCCACTTGCGGGCCTACGATCTGCTCGGCGACGACGAGAACGATTTGCGCGAGCTGCCCTTCACCGAACGCCGCGCGCATCTCGAAGCCTTCGTGGCCAAGCTCAACGATCCGCGGATCGATCTGTCGCCGAACGTCCCGTTCGCAAGCTGGGAAGAGCTGGCCGCAGCGCGCGCCGATCCTAGGAGCGCCGGCGCCGGCGACGATGCCGACGCGGTCGAAGGCGTGATGTTGAAGCGGCGCGACGCGCCCTATCTGCCCGGACGGCCGAAGGGTCCGTGGTGGAAGTGGAAGCGCGATCCGCACATCATCGACGCGGTGCTGATGTATGCCCAGCGCGGCCACGGCAAGCGCTCGTCCTATTATTCCGACTACACGTTCGGGGTCTGGACCCGTGGCGAGGCCGGCGACGAACTGGTGCCGGTCGGCAAGGCCTATTTCGGCTTCACCGACGAAGAGCTGTTGCAGATCGATCGCTTCGTCCGCCGCAACACCACCGAGAAGTTCGGTCCGGTGCGACACGTCGTGCACGAGCCGGATCAGGGACTGGTGCTGGAAGTCGCCTTCGAGGGTCTGCAGCGCTCGCCGCGTCACAAATCCGGCGTCGCGATGCGTTTTCCCCGGATCAGCCGCCTGCGCTGGGACAAGCCGCCGCGCGAAGCCGACCGGCTGGAGACGCTTGAACGGATGTTAATCTCCATGACAGGAAGTTAA
- a CDS encoding ligase-associated DNA damage response exonuclease translates to MRPQDILMPVPAGLCCKPGGFHIDPVRPVERALITHGHSDHARAGHGAVLATQETLDMMRLRYGENFAGSVQAVAYGEEIRLGDVTATFHPAGHVLGSAQISVTCKDMRIVASGDYKDARDPTCAPFELVPCDVFITEATFGLPVFRHGDAAGEVNKLLASVKLFPERAHLVGAYSLGKAQRVIALLREAGYDAPVYLHGAMEKITYYYQERGIALGELRPARGMKKAELAGTITLAPPSATTDVWTRRFPDPVTAFASGWMRVRARARQGGIELPLVISDHADWDGLTATIAATGAGEIWVTHGQEDALVHWCKTKGLAAQPLDLVGYGDEDEGETKALTGEAEPAGEAQPVGETKKP, encoded by the coding sequence ATGCGCCCGCAAGACATCCTGATGCCCGTCCCGGCCGGGCTTTGCTGCAAGCCCGGCGGCTTCCACATCGATCCTGTCAGGCCGGTCGAACGGGCCCTGATCACGCATGGCCATTCCGACCATGCCCGGGCGGGCCATGGCGCCGTGCTCGCGACCCAGGAAACGCTCGACATGATGCGGTTGCGCTATGGCGAGAATTTCGCCGGCTCAGTGCAGGCGGTCGCCTACGGCGAAGAGATCAGGCTCGGCGACGTCACGGCGACCTTTCATCCCGCTGGCCACGTGCTGGGCTCCGCCCAGATATCGGTCACCTGCAAGGACATGCGCATCGTCGCCTCCGGCGACTACAAGGACGCCCGCGATCCGACCTGCGCGCCGTTCGAGCTCGTCCCGTGCGATGTCTTCATCACCGAGGCAACGTTTGGCTTGCCGGTGTTCCGCCATGGCGATGCCGCCGGCGAAGTGAACAAGTTGCTGGCGTCCGTGAAACTGTTTCCGGAGCGGGCCCATCTGGTCGGCGCCTACTCGCTCGGCAAGGCGCAGCGCGTCATCGCGCTGCTGCGCGAGGCCGGGTACGACGCGCCGGTCTATCTGCATGGCGCGATGGAGAAGATCACCTATTACTATCAGGAGCGCGGCATTGCGCTCGGCGAGCTGCGGCCCGCGCGCGGCATGAAGAAGGCCGAGCTTGCCGGCACCATCACGCTGGCGCCGCCGAGCGCGACAACAGATGTCTGGACGCGGCGCTTTCCCGATCCGGTCACCGCCTTTGCCTCGGGCTGGATGCGCGTCCGCGCCCGGGCGCGGCAAGGTGGCATCGAGCTGCCGCTGGTGATCTCTGATCATGCCGACTGGGACGGGCTGACGGCGACGATCGCGGCAACCGGCGCCGGCGAGATCTGGGTCACCCACGGCCAGGAAGACGCGCTGGTGCATTGGTGCAAGACCAAGGGCCTTGCCGCGCAGCCGCTCGATCTGGTCGGCTATGGCGACGAGGACGAAGGCGAGACGAAAGCGTTGACCGGCGAGGCCGAGCCCGCCGGCGAGGCCCAGCCCGTCGGCGAGACCAAGAAGCCATGA
- a CDS encoding methyltransferase domain-containing protein, with translation MAPRLFLSSGDLVADRRYEFARDLQLKGDLPAAAELLEQAIELVPKFPSAWYTLGKIRLELGQREAAIAAFRAARDADPEDRHGAGLHLMQLGVEAVGAMPPGYVQTLFDQYAPRFEAALVGDLGYRGPALLFKAVLSVRASAKKPAFFKRAIDLGCGTGLAAGAFAEHVDRFIGIDLSPRMIDKSRATGLYAELEVDDMLKGISGKPDASAELILAADAMVYVADLAPVLTEAARVLVGGGVLAFTTETHDGEGVILGEGLRYAHSADYVRASVAAAGLTLALLDDLSARNEDNIPAPGLVAVATKA, from the coding sequence ATGGCTCCCCGCCTGTTTCTGTCCTCCGGTGACCTCGTCGCCGACCGCCGCTACGAGTTCGCGCGCGACCTGCAATTGAAGGGCGATCTGCCGGCCGCCGCCGAGCTGCTCGAACAGGCGATCGAGCTCGTGCCGAAATTCCCCTCGGCCTGGTACACGCTGGGGAAGATCCGCCTCGAGCTCGGCCAGCGTGAAGCCGCGATCGCAGCCTTCCGCGCCGCGCGCGACGCCGATCCCGAAGACCGCCATGGCGCCGGCCTGCACCTGATGCAGCTCGGCGTCGAGGCCGTCGGCGCGATGCCGCCGGGCTATGTGCAGACGCTGTTCGATCAATATGCACCGCGCTTCGAGGCGGCGCTGGTCGGCGATCTCGGCTATCGCGGCCCGGCGCTGCTGTTCAAGGCAGTGCTGTCGGTGCGCGCGTCGGCGAAGAAGCCGGCCTTCTTCAAGCGTGCGATCGATCTCGGCTGCGGCACGGGCCTTGCGGCCGGTGCATTCGCCGAGCACGTCGATCGTTTCATCGGCATCGACCTGTCGCCGCGCATGATCGACAAGTCGCGCGCCACCGGGCTTTATGCCGAGCTCGAGGTCGACGACATGCTGAAGGGCATTTCGGGCAAGCCGGACGCCAGCGCCGAATTGATCCTTGCCGCGGATGCGATGGTCTATGTCGCCGATCTCGCGCCGGTGCTCACTGAAGCCGCGCGCGTGCTGGTGGGAGGCGGCGTGCTCGCCTTCACCACCGAGACCCATGACGGCGAGGGCGTCATCCTCGGCGAAGGGCTGCGCTACGCCCACAGCGCAGACTACGTGCGCGCGTCGGTCGCCGCCGCAGGGCTGACGCTGGCCCTGCTCGACGATCTCTCCGCGCGCAACGAGGACAACATCCCGGCGCCCGGGCTTGTCGCTGTCGCGACCAAAGCTTGA
- a CDS encoding ABC transporter substrate-binding protein: protein MKKHTRREFGATALSVIAASVLPAPFVRAADKKYDPGASDTEIKLGQTVPHSGPGSLYGVLGRVGEAYFQMLNDKGGINGRKVKFLTMDDAYSAPKCVEATRRLVEQEEVLALYGSLGTAPQTAVHKYLNSKGVPQLLLNTGASKWNDPKTYKWTMAGLPLYPTEARILAKHVVSVKPNAKIGILYQNDDFGRDFLGPFKKVLADAGGKAQVILEQTYDLTDPTVDSQLINLSKSGADVFYNITTGKATSQSIRKVAELGWKPLQLLSAGSTGRSILSAAGLENAKDIVAIRYNKEVGVPRYEKDPDVVAFEELRKKYLPNIDPDNTIAFAGYGQAATMGEILRRCGDDLTRANVLKHATTLAGFHSPYFLDGINYSYTPDDYTPMKTLYVSIFNGKDWDLAGEPMTE from the coding sequence ATGAAAAAACATACGCGGCGCGAATTCGGCGCCACCGCATTGTCCGTGATCGCAGCGTCGGTGCTGCCCGCGCCCTTCGTCCGGGCGGCAGACAAGAAGTACGATCCGGGCGCGAGCGACACCGAAATCAAGCTCGGCCAGACCGTACCGCATTCCGGCCCGGGCTCGCTCTATGGCGTGCTCGGCCGCGTCGGCGAAGCCTATTTCCAGATGCTGAACGACAAGGGCGGCATCAACGGCCGCAAAGTGAAATTCCTCACCATGGACGACGCCTACAGCGCGCCGAAATGCGTCGAGGCGACGCGCCGGCTGGTCGAGCAGGAGGAGGTGCTGGCGCTCTACGGTTCGCTCGGCACGGCGCCGCAGACCGCCGTGCACAAATATCTCAATTCCAAGGGCGTGCCGCAGTTGTTGCTCAACACCGGCGCCTCGAAATGGAACGACCCGAAGACCTACAAATGGACCATGGCGGGCCTGCCGCTCTATCCGACCGAAGCGCGCATCCTTGCGAAACACGTCGTCAGCGTGAAGCCGAACGCCAAGATCGGCATCCTTTACCAGAACGACGATTTCGGTCGCGACTTCCTCGGGCCGTTCAAGAAGGTGCTGGCCGATGCCGGCGGCAAGGCACAGGTGATCCTGGAGCAGACCTACGATCTCACCGATCCGACGGTCGATTCCCAGCTCATCAATCTGTCGAAGTCGGGCGCCGACGTGTTCTACAACATCACGACAGGCAAGGCGACGTCGCAGTCGATCCGCAAGGTGGCCGAGCTCGGCTGGAAGCCGTTGCAGCTGTTGTCGGCCGGCTCGACCGGCCGCTCGATCCTGAGCGCCGCGGGCCTCGAGAACGCCAAGGACATCGTCGCGATCCGCTACAACAAGGAAGTCGGCGTGCCCCGCTACGAGAAGGATCCGGACGTGGTCGCGTTCGAGGAACTGCGCAAGAAGTATTTGCCGAACATCGACCCCGACAACACCATCGCTTTCGCCGGCTACGGCCAGGCGGCGACGATGGGCGAAATCCTGCGCCGCTGCGGCGACGACCTGACCCGCGCCAACGTGCTGAAGCACGCCACCACGTTGGCCGGTTTCCATTCGCCCTATTTCCTCGACGGCATCAATTACAGCTATACGCCCGACGACTACACGCCGATGAAGACGCTCTATGTCTCGATCTTCAATGGCAAGGACTGGGATCTCGCCGGCGAGCCGATGACGGAGTAG